The stretch of DNA CAATTGGCCTGGAACTTACTAAAATGGACATGTTCAGGGAGATGCAAAGTAGCCATCTCTCCAGGATGTTATCACTTCTAGGCCTTTCATACAGGATGACAAATTAGACCACAGAAACTCTAAGATGGTGTACAGATCTAAAATTCTACAaatctcaatttttatttcaacCTCAGGCCCTGTGGTGAGAGTGCCACATTGTAGTCATGCATGGGGATGGAAGAATGGCCCCCGACCCTTCAGAACACTGTGCACTGTCATGCCAGCTCCAATGACTTGCTGAGATTGGGAGACACGAGCCAGGCTGTCAACACCAACTGCAAGTCCCAAGTCTATGAAGTGACATCAGCGTGTGTCAAAGAGTTTTTCTTTTCAggaattatttcttctttctttgtactTGGATCATCTTCAGAATCTAATGCATGTGACTCACTTCATCACTCATGAAATCAGAACTAGACTAGGAGAAAGCTAGTTCTAGACAAGTCCCAGCAACCCTTTTGGGACTCAGAGTAAGAAAAGAACCTGTGAATGCCTCCAAGCTGTCTTCAAAGTGGGTgaatttgctagggctgccataacaaagtacccaGACTGGGGGCCTCAAACCACGGACATTCACtgtctcacggttctggaggctgaggtctgaggtcaaggtgttggcagactTGGTTCCTCTTGAGGTCTCTCCCCTTGGCTTGGAGACAGCTGTCTCTTCCCTGTGTCTTTTCACATCATTTcccttggtgtgtgtttctgtgtttaaatttcccctttttattagaataccagtcatattggatcagggcccaccctcATGGGCTCATTTTCATTTGACTGCTTCTGTAAAGATcgtatttccaaataaagttttattctgAGGTTCTAGGGGTCAgaacttcaacacatgaatttggaagggatacaattcaacccataagAGGGGACATGTGTCTTTTCTCATTGCCCATCATCTGGACCCACAACATGAGGTTGAGTGGGAGGCAGAGTTCTCCCGTGATAGAAGCTGAGAAGCTGACATTCTCAGCTCCTCTGTACCAAACACAAAGGCCTGTGTCCAGCTTTGACCAGAGAGATGCCTGCCCAAGACTGTGAATTGATTGCATCTACCACCACAAAGAGGTGGCCCAGTGCAGAGTACTCTACTGGTGATGGTGGCTGCCTCCAGTTCCTTGGGACAGCGGTGACCTCCAGTGCAAGGGGGTTGTGAAATGAGGGGCCCTGTGTAGGGCCCAGAGTGCTGGGGCAGTTTGACAACACTTGCTCTGCAGCCACCCACTCCAACATCGACACAGCAGTTCTCTCAGCTCCTGACTGCCTAGCAGTGTTTAATGTCTTGTTTTAGTCCAGGTCCTATCTGCCCAGCAGATCTTTTCTCTTCTAGGCCTTTCTATGCATGTCTCTTGGCTGCAGTGCTCAGAGTTTCTGTTAGACCAGTTACCTTCAATCTCAGGCTGTTTGCTCTGAGGGCCTTCTTTGGTGGTAGGAAGGATGCTGACTTTGGATTTGGGTTCAAACCCTATCTTACCAGATATGTAACCTTGGGGAGTTATTTAAACTATTGAGGTCTCaatcttctcttctctaaaaCAGTGGCAGCCACACCTTCTTGTTTTGAGGATTCAATGAGCTAATGCAGTGCCCCGTAAGCATGTCACACAGTCTGGTCCCTGCATATAAGTGTGTCCTCGGTGAGAGCTATGCTTCCTGGGAGCTTTAGAACCAGGGTCCTCAGGGTACACACTGGGCTGTAGATGAGACTAGCTCAGCAGGTGACAAGGGAGATGAGCTTCTCCCCATGGCTGACAGAATTGCACAGAGTCAGTTTCCATGGGGCTCACTCCACTGCTGTCCAGTCACCCCAGGTCTCCAGGGCAGCACCAGGCAATCAACAAAGACAGCCTGGGTCCATGTGGTATTTAGCTTCCAGAAGCTGCCCCTCCTCTGGACTAAGTGCCTGGCTACTTTATCCCCAGTAATTCTGAGGCACCCTAGTAAGAAATGGAATACCTGAAAGGGTGGTTATGggactgtaaggtttcttctttGATTGTCCCCCTTGGTGCTTTCTCCTCAGAGTATGGAAATATTACCATCCTCTCCAGGTCTACTCAAGTCTGTCTCCATGACCACTCCCTGACTTTCCATGACCTTGTAGGGAGGTGCTCCAGTCCCCCcagtccccagcacccagcacctggtaagagggcagtgcagcccttcTACTAACCAGCTGCCCCAAGCGCAGATTCTATCTCCCTGGGCGGGTCCAGGCTCCTGAGAAGCTGGTTGCTATGGTAACAACCATCAGAAGAGCAGAATGGTAGAGAGGGTGGTAGGTGGGATACACCCAGatctttttatgtgtgtgtgtatatatgcacatacacacacatatatgcttccatttatcaTGGAGCAGTCTGTACCCCACAcatgagttttaattttaaatttctccagTGGGAACAACAGAGTCATTTTTAGCTGCCTGGTTCAGGAGTCTTTGAGTGGCCCCTGGAATCCATGAGGATCATCAGGAGCCGAGCTGGGCTGTGCTTGATTTAAAATTGGAacccaggaggcagaggggtggCTTTATATAGTCTGGGAGGTCCAGGAGCCTCAGCCCTGATTTATGAGAAGCTTGGTGCAAGCACATGGCAGCAGAGGCAATATTTATAAATTCCTTCCTCAAGGACAGATGGAATGTTCTGAGCAGCAGTCAGATAGCACCTTTGGCAGGGGTGGATAAAGGGAATTAGCTGTTTAAGTCCAGTTATTCAGTGAGAGGAACAAATGTGGGTGAGAACTGCCTCAAAGTCTGCTCCAGGAGAACAGAGGGTGAGGGGCATGGATCTGTagccagctcctccctcccaACCTCAGGGCCTCCCTTGGTTAGGGAGGACACAGTGGCTCCTTTCTGTGGTTCGAGCCCCCTGGCCTCCCCTGCCTTGCCTAACTAGGCTAGGGAGCTACATCTGGTGATTATggaaactgtactttaacaacaagaCATTTATCTAGGTGTCTGGTGGCAGAACAGTTCCTGGCAGCatggggaagaagaaggaaaagaaggtgaaatgagagctggggagggtggaggtgtgCCCCCAGGCCCTGAGTCCAAGCTGATGTGTGACAGGATGCACCCAGCCAGCTTGGTTGGTGCCTGTGGGGAGGGTCGGCATGGCTGCCAAAGCAGGGCACTGCCCTAGAATCAGGGCATGTCTGCCCAACCCTGTCCCCCTTGGGCCTGGCAGCCTCATCCCTAACCTAGCAGGTTGGGAGAAGGGCCATAGCATGTGGCCAAGCAGGTTGATGATCTTGTTCAAATGAGCAAGGATGgtggaaaaacaatttttaaaaaattgtatttaggAATGTAAAcccaagggagggaaggaagcgtATTCAACTTGGCAGGACCACCTTGACCATGTTACCTTAGATTTCCCATGTTGGAAGAAGAGAACTCCATTTATTACTAATCTGCTTTCGAGGGCTCCCACAGGGATGTGATTCCTACCTGATGCTTAGAGTCATGAGACTGGTGGTCGCAATGACAGGGTGATGGCCTGAGGTCTCTCTGGAGATGGGGGAGAAATGGTCACCTCCATCAAGCCTGTCTGTACCCCATCTGTGGCCCAACTGCTGGGGCTGTCACTGGAACACCTAAGGGAGGGTCAGGGCTTATCAGAAGGTCTTGCCATATACTGGCCTagtccctgccctggccccacggATTCTCTAAAAATCTCTCAAGTGTGTTAAAACACAATTACAGAAGAATTTGCTATATTACCAGAAGCCTAGGTAGAAGCCCAAAGAGACACTTCCTGGCCTTCCAGCTGAAGGTGATCAGGCATAAAGGTCTTTGTACTGCCCAGGACTTGGTGAGGCTGACACCGGCAAAGAAGGGTGCAGAGTGCCAACTGCTCAGCCAGGTGCAGGCCAACTACTATAGACCAGTTGACATTGGTCATGGAGGGAGACCCTGACCCCATCCTTTCCCACCTGTTTTTTCCTTCCTACAGCATTTAGAAGATACCCCATGAAAGACACTGAGATTGGAATCGCATTCATCCCTGGGGGTGATGTCAATGTTTCCTTTGGCAGGTGGAACCATAATGAATGTCTGAACCTCTGAGGTGATGACTAGCTTGGTTCTTATGCTCACTGGTACCCTGAGGGAGCTGTGTCCAGTGACATCTGGATGCTCTGACCCTCACTCATGGGCTTGTTCCCGACTTCACATGCAGGCGTGCCACTGATCCTGACTGCTGAGGACTGAGGGGAGGACTGGCTCACAGGGCCAGTCTGCAAGGTCGGGCCACAGAGCACCACCGTCCTCTTCCACCACTGGCCTCACAGCTGCATCACACTAGGGCCAGTTCTACCCGACACCTGCCCCTGAAGCCCTCTCAGCTCCTGCCCTCTTCTGGCTTCATCTTTTCCCATGGACTATTCCTAGGGGTGGAACTATGTTGCCAAGTCTCACAGTGTTAGAGCCAGCAGGGGGGATTCCACAGGTGATAGCAATAGTAGCTGCTGTGTGTTAAGCACCAACTGTATGCCAGGTGGTTTAAGACTATTTCTAATCCCCACAAATGCCCAAGACAGGCAGCATGACAATCATCAGGTCACAGTGGAGGCAATGAGGCGTGGAGTGGCAGTGAGTGGTCAAGGGCACAACCTTGCATTCGAACCCATCTCTGTCATTTACCAGCCGTGGGACATTGGGCTGGTTTCCtgagctctctgtgcctcagctctcTCATTGGTAAGATGGGAAGCCACTAATAGTAGCTACTGCCTAGTATGTCAGTGAGCTTACTGTGCACACAGAGTGCTCACAACTGTGCCTGGCCAATGGGAGGGACTGCATGAGTGTCAGCCCTCATCACAGTGAGGCTAAGGGATTTGAGCACAGTCAGCAGCAAGAATCAAAGGCCTGAAATCCCTGCCTATCTGGGTCCATATTCCTCATTTTACATAAGAGGAAACACACATGGTCGGGAGGGGCTGTCAAGGAAGAAGGACTTATCCAAGATTGGCCAGCTGCTCTGTGACTGTCCCAGGGCTGGTGGCCAATTCTGATGAGCCCCAGTGATGAGCCTCCAACACATGGCCTCCTTTGAAACTAAAATAATCTCTAAGGAGGGTCCTTCAACCTCTGGGTTATCTGATGTGACCTCTGGTAGCAAGAAAGCAACTGGCTCTTGCCCCACACTTACTGGACACACAGTTAGTACTTTCTACTCCTCACCTTCTTCTAACCACAGAGCCAGCACAGCAGCAGGGAGTGAATGTAGGAGAAACACCAACAGTGATCAGAGCATCTTTCTGGCTATAATCATCGCCTCCGACCTTGAGGAGGCTGAATGGATTTTCAACCACTGTCTGCTGCTGACTAAttcatttaatttgaaataaaaattcaaaaattaccTTACCCAGATTTCTCCCTTTATGCTATGCTCACCAAGACAAGACTTTACTGCATTTTCAAAAGACTCAAAAGTGGAGATTTCAACATCATTTCAACCCTGTACTTAACAAAGatcatttcaggaaaaaaaaagaaacattataggAACAGAAGCACTTTATTTATTCCCCCTGCggcttccctctccctttcatTAAAATTTCCCTCCAAGTAGATGAATACAGGCATGTCACAACCGAATCTGGTTTTACTCCCACCTTCAAAAGATGAATCACAGAGGTTTGGCGAAGACAGAGAGGAACGGGCGGGCACCCTGTGGAAGGGAAGTGCTGTTCCTCAGGAGGCCTGGTCTCCATTGTCAGAGTCTCTGTCACCACCCTCACACCAGGGCGAGATTCCTTTCACCTATAGAAGATGAAGTCTGAGGGCTACAGCTGCCCAGGTCCCAGTGCCAAGTGCCTTTTAGGTCCCTGGCCCAGAGGACTCTGTGATGTCACAACTTTCTGATCCTTCTGCTCATTGTCCATGTAGAGAGCCATCACTTTCCTTCTAATCCTGAGGGACAGAGCACCCAGGGTTTGCTGGGCTTGCAGCAGCCTGTGTCATGCTGGGTGAGAACAGGGTTGCGGAGGTTGGCAGGAAATAGGAGACAAAGTGAGATGCAGAAACAGGGCCTGACTTCACCTTGCCCAAGAAGAAACAGTGCTGGAGGatgctgggggtggaggaagcaATGCGAGGCCCGAGGCTCTTGAGGCAGCCAGAGGCAGATAGATCCCCAGCAAAGCAGAGCGGGGGCAGCCTGACGGGGCTGCGGCACCTGCCCGCCCCTCACTTGGAGACCAGCATGCGTACAAACTCCTCGTAGTTGACCTGCCCATCCCCATCCACATCTGCCGCCCGGATCATCTCGTCCACCTCCTCGTCGCTCAGCTTCTCTCCCAGCCTGGTCATCACATGTCGCAGCTCGGCCGCGCTGACCAGGCCATTGCCGTCCTTGTCGAACACGCGGAAGGCCTCCCGGATCTCCTCCTCGTTGTCCCTGTCCTTCATTCTCCTGGCCATCATGCCCAGGAACTCGGGGAAGTCCACGGTGCCGTTGCCGTCCCGGTCGATCTCACTCACCATGCTCTGGAGCTCGGCCTGTGTGGGGTTCTGGCCCAGGGCCCGCATGACGGTGCCCAGCTCCTGGGTGGTGATGGTGCCATCCCCGTCTTTGTCGAACAGGGAGAAGGCCTCCCTAAACTCGGCTACCTGCTCCTCCGTCAGCTGGTCGGCCATGGGAGTTGTGGGGTTGGTGGAGGTGTGGATGCAGGTGCGAGCTCCCCggctcctctcccagctctgcaGGACAGCTGGCTGGCAGGCTGGTGATCCAGCCCTGGCTTGACTCACAGACGCTTAAGAAGGAGCAGGGCTCTCACTCACCATTCAGACTCCCCCCGCACCACCCC from Phyllostomus discolor isolate MPI-MPIP mPhyDis1 chromosome 1, mPhyDis1.pri.v3, whole genome shotgun sequence encodes:
- the LOC114492868 gene encoding calmodulin-like protein 3, giving the protein MADQLTEEQVAEFREAFSLFDKDGDGTITTQELGTVMRALGQNPTQAELQSMVSEIDRDGNGTVDFPEFLGMMARRMKDRDNEEEIREAFRVFDKDGNGLVSAAELRHVMTRLGEKLSDEEVDEMIRAADVDGDGQVNYEEFVRMLVSK